A window of the Streptomyces sp. JB150 genome harbors these coding sequences:
- a CDS encoding ectoine synthase, which yields MIVRSFKEIEGTDRHVKAASGTWESKRIVLARERVGFSLHETVLYAGTETSMWYANHIEAVVCVEGEAELTDHETGRTYTITPGTMYLLDGHERHTLRVKEDFRCICVFNPPVTGREDHDENGVYPLLTEPEEV from the coding sequence GTGATCGTCCGTTCGTTCAAGGAGATCGAAGGCACCGACCGGCACGTGAAGGCCGCGTCCGGGACGTGGGAGAGCAAACGCATCGTCCTCGCCCGGGAGAGGGTCGGCTTCTCGCTGCACGAGACGGTCCTCTACGCCGGCACGGAGACGTCGATGTGGTACGCCAACCACATCGAGGCCGTGGTCTGCGTCGAGGGCGAGGCCGAGCTGACCGACCACGAGACCGGGCGGACGTACACCATCACGCCCGGGACCATGTACCTCCTCGACGGGCACGAGCGGCACACGCTGCGCGTCAAGGAGGACTTCCGCTGCATCTGCGTGTTCAACCCGCCGGTGACCGGACGGGAGGACCACGACGAGAACGGCGTCTACCCACTGCTCACCGAACCCGAGGAGGTGTGA
- the thpD gene encoding ectoine hydroxylase, giving the protein MTTTTTTTAATTTAQPTVTDLYPTRGTSEVLIPRQDPVVWGAPDAPGPFGPADLEAFERDGFLAIDQLITEDEVAVYRRELERLVTDPEIRADERSIVEPKSKEIRSVFEVHRISEVFANLVRDERVVGRARQILGSDVYVHQSRINVKPGFGASGFYWHSDFETWHAEDGLPNMRTVSVSIALTENYDTNGGLMIMPGSHKTFLGCAGETPKDNYKKSLQMQDAGTPSDEALTKLASEYGIRLFTGKAGSATWFDCNAMHGSGDNITPFPRSNVFIVFNSVENTAVEPFAAPVRRPEFIGARDFTPVR; this is encoded by the coding sequence ATGACCACCACCACGACCACCACCGCCGCGACCACCACCGCGCAGCCGACCGTCACCGACCTCTACCCGACCCGGGGCACCAGCGAGGTGCTGATCCCGCGCCAGGACCCGGTCGTCTGGGGCGCCCCCGACGCGCCCGGTCCGTTCGGTCCGGCCGATCTCGAGGCGTTCGAGCGCGACGGCTTCCTCGCCATCGACCAGCTGATCACCGAGGACGAGGTGGCCGTCTACCGGCGGGAGCTGGAGCGGCTGGTCACCGACCCGGAGATCCGCGCCGACGAGCGCTCGATCGTCGAGCCGAAGTCGAAGGAGATCCGGTCCGTCTTCGAGGTGCACCGGATCAGCGAGGTGTTCGCCAACCTGGTCCGGGACGAGCGGGTCGTCGGCCGCGCCCGGCAGATCCTCGGCTCGGACGTCTACGTCCACCAGTCACGGATCAACGTCAAGCCCGGCTTCGGCGCGAGCGGCTTCTACTGGCACTCGGACTTCGAGACCTGGCACGCCGAGGACGGCCTGCCGAACATGCGGACGGTGTCCGTCTCGATCGCGCTGACCGAGAACTACGACACCAACGGCGGGCTGATGATCATGCCCGGCTCGCACAAGACGTTCCTGGGCTGTGCGGGCGAGACACCGAAGGACAACTACAAGAAGTCGCTCCAGATGCAGGACGCGGGCACCCCGTCCGACGAGGCGCTGACCAAGCTGGCCTCCGAGTACGGCATCCGGCTGTTCACCGGCAAGGCCGGCTCGGCGACCTGGTTCGACTGCAACGCCATGCACGGCTCCGGCGACAACATCACGCCGTTCCCGCGCAGCAACGTCTTCATCGTGTTCAACAGCGTGGAGAACACGGCGGTCGAGCCGTTCGCGGCGCCGGTGCGGCGGCCCGAGTTCATCGGGGCGCGCGACTTCACGCCGGTGCGCTGA
- a CDS encoding aminotransferase class V-fold PLP-dependent enzyme has product METTSALDALVRAEFSSATTFLNTASNSLLPARAVTALHEAALLRAEGRPLTPLYEDVEACRAAYARLAGVPVTRVALGASVAAHTGLIAASLPAGAEVLTAEDDFTSVLNAFHVRGDLKVRTVPLERIAESVRPGTALVAVSAVQSADGRIADLSALREAARAHGARTYVDYSQAAGWLPMDAAADDFGASVSFKWLLGPHGAAFLVVPEDFGGLTPLLAGWVAGERPWDSTYGPVTEYARSARRFDLTPALFTFAGLRRSLELIEEAGVATVHAHDVALADRFRAGLARLGHEPVPAPGSAIVSVPGLGSRQPGLSEAGVEVSDRAGNLRAAFHLYNTAADVDRLLDALAG; this is encoded by the coding sequence ATGGAGACCACCAGCGCCCTCGACGCCCTCGTCCGTGCCGAGTTCAGCTCCGCGACCACCTTCCTGAACACCGCCAGCAACAGCCTGCTGCCCGCCCGCGCCGTCACCGCCCTGCACGAGGCGGCGCTGCTGCGGGCCGAGGGCCGGCCGCTGACCCCGCTGTACGAGGACGTCGAGGCGTGCCGGGCCGCCTACGCCCGGCTGGCCGGCGTCCCGGTGACCCGGGTCGCCCTGGGCGCGTCGGTCGCCGCGCACACCGGACTGATCGCCGCCTCCCTGCCCGCCGGCGCCGAAGTGCTGACCGCGGAGGACGACTTCACCTCCGTGCTCAACGCGTTCCACGTCCGCGGCGACCTCAAGGTCCGCACCGTCCCGCTGGAGCGGATCGCCGAGTCCGTCCGCCCCGGCACCGCGCTCGTCGCGGTCAGCGCCGTCCAGTCCGCCGACGGACGGATCGCCGACCTCTCCGCCCTGCGGGAGGCCGCCCGCGCCCACGGGGCACGCACCTACGTCGACTACTCCCAGGCCGCCGGATGGCTCCCGATGGACGCCGCCGCCGACGACTTCGGCGCCTCCGTCTCCTTCAAGTGGCTGCTCGGCCCGCACGGCGCCGCCTTCCTCGTCGTCCCCGAGGACTTCGGAGGGCTCACCCCGCTGCTGGCGGGCTGGGTCGCCGGGGAGCGCCCGTGGGACAGCACCTACGGCCCGGTGACCGAGTACGCCCGCAGCGCCCGGCGGTTCGACCTCACCCCGGCCCTGTTCACCTTCGCCGGTCTGCGCCGCTCCCTGGAGCTGATCGAGGAGGCCGGCGTGGCCACCGTGCACGCCCACGACGTGGCGCTCGCCGACCGCTTCCGGGCCGGGCTCGCGCGCCTCGGCCACGAGCCCGTGCCCGCTCCCGGGTCGGCGATCGTCTCCGTGCCCGGCCTCGGCTCCCGCCAGCCCGGGCTGAGCGAGGCGGGCGTCGAGGTGTCCGACCGCGCGGGCAACCTGCGCGCCGCCTTCCACCTGTACAACACGGCCGCGGACGTGGACCGGCTGCTGGACGCGCTGGCCGGCTGA